Genomic window (Phragmites australis chromosome 21, lpPhrAust1.1, whole genome shotgun sequence):
GATCCATGCACCAAGCGTGCGTGTAGAGGTGGGACTTTGATCGGGCCGAATTAGGTGGCTCATAGCGCAACGATTTGGTACGGGTCATGGCACGAGAAAAATTAGGTCGAGCTAGCACGGTATGGACACGCAGGCCATGTCATGTTTAAAGTATTGGCACGGTGGATGGCTCGGCCCGGCCTAAATAATGAGTCATGCTTGGGCTGGCTTAGTATAAATGGGCCCGATTCTAGTAGAATTATTGGTTACTGATTGAAACGTATTGTTATTGATAATGGGTCAAACTAATACAAGTGCCCGACAGTCGGCACGTCACTGTACTCGTAACATTTTATCCAAACCTCTCATTGTGGCACTGATCAATTGAGGTAAGTGAGTCTTATGTATGCCCACGAACATATCAAAGCTTATTTGTTGGTTGTTGCCAATTATGCTCATGCGTCTCTATTCATCGAGCATAACAATCGTGTTTGCTTATCGTGACAGCCAGATCGAACATGTGATGATGCTTAATTGTGCAGCAACGACTGTATACCTGGGCCAACACGGCACAGTGACGGCACGGTGTGCCATGAGTTATGCTTAGTGTGAGAAACGGTGACATTCTAAGAGGGAGATAAATTATGACATCTTAGAAACTATTCGACTCCAAAaaaatcacaagataaacctatatcaagttctatctaaatgtgctctatgtttatctagtatgtctactttaccgcttaagaggattacaacctactctagcaatgtaaattacaagtatgtaaatacgaaaacgtaaataagatagaaaaACAAACTtgacataagagatttttatcatgtgatatcaatgacatgaatgccacccctaatccatgttggagctctacaaaggatatgctcctggttgGCATGACTCTTccgatcatgactcttgagctaccaagtcaccaagaaaATTTCTCAagtacgatgagccaccaagccacaaaggcaaggtctcaccactagtctctcttctggtcacttaccgctatgatcacttcagagcttgagccaccaagacaagagtcTTCGTGTCTCTGTACACGTATCTTgctgccactccacaccaagttggagggtcaacaagcttaagctaccaaggcccaagatgccagcaagtcaccaagactccaatatGCCGACGTACCTCTCGTTACATGctaagatcactccttgatcccttcttcaagctgcagtatctagttacaactcactctaggtttataagcattaaacacttatctaatcttgtgcttaattgtcttgaatgatcactttaagcactttcgtggcttagatatcttctcaagtgtatatgagcttcctctagactctagcagcatgccacacatcaaatgactgagtgaatgggtatttatagccttaaacccaccaactagctgTTTTCCCAACGgtttagaaaagttgttaacaccggatgatccggtgagaacagtaatactaacatcggatcatccgatgagtactaactcagaaactagccgttggaactctactcaaagcctctgtggacACGGGACACTCTAGTGTGCTTTCAAATCTATTACCAGACCTTCCGGTAAGTTATCTTTAGCCATCTGAGCATTtatagcctctctgtgtaaaatgctctggtgcatttatCCGGTATTCATTTCATTCAcatcagatcatctggtgagttgaactttctcttcttttctttggaAATGCTTTGGtacaactatctctgtgatcaccgaaTTATCCGTGAGTTAATCTTTATTCTTCAGCAATTGGAGTCGattctacaagaaatactccagtgtcaTACTCCGATGCGTACAAAACAAGCATCGAACCTTCTGGtggggtatccatcccaaccccagacgtcacaactctagaatGATAAGACCATTAAGAGCACaagactctgataccaaatgtgaggaatggtgacgtcctaagagaagGTGAATTAAGACATCTTAgaaactattcggctccaaaaaattcacaagataaacctatatcaactactatctaaatgtactctaggtttatctagtgtgtctactctaccacttgATAAGAGCacggctccctcggatacacacaaggtaAATTCGTCccttattgtttatattttcttcataaaatAATAGAGTACTACTAagttttatgttatttttaggaatatgggagaagcatcataACCCCTCctgagtagtggtgtagtggttgataaccacggagtagtgatgtagtggttgcgagagttcttGATCGGTTCTGATCGGaacctttagatcatcaacgttaaaactccaccaatcgacttatcatattacctttcggaagatcgggcgtGCTCTCATCACCACTTAAGAGGATTGTAACTTActttagcaaggtaaattacaagtatgtaaaaacaaaaacataaataaggtggAGAGATAATGTCGGCACAAGTGATTTTCATcctgtggtatcaatggcatgaataccacccttagtccacgttagagctttataaaggatatactcccggtcagCATGACTCTTTCAGTttacggctcttgagctactaagtcaccaagacaagatctcaagcacgatgagccagcAAGACAAGATCTTACCAATAGCCTCTCTTCCAATCACTTGCCACAATGATCACTTCAgatattgagccaccaaggcaagggtctccgtgtcctcATACACATGTGTTgctgctgctccacaccaagtcgaaggatcaacaagcttgagccaccaaggcctaagataccgacgagtcaccaagactctaaggtgtcggCGCACCTCTCGGTACActctaggatcacttcttgatctcttcttcaagctgcaacacctagctacaactcactctatgtctataagcactaaacacttatctaatcttatacttaattgtctttgatgatcattttaagcactttattggctttgatatcttttaaggtgtgtatgagctttctctagactccaacaacATGCTATATATCAATTAagtgagtggaggggtatttatagccttaagcCGGCCAACTAATTATTTTTCCaatagctcagaaaagttgATAACATTGGATGATCCtatgagaatagtagtactaacacgggatcatccggtaagtacaaactcaaaaactagccgttagaacttcACTCGAAGCCTCTGTGGACATCGAACACtatggtgtgccttcaaatccatcaccggatcttccagtgagttatctttagtcatccgagcctttgAGCCTCTATgtacaaaatgctctggtgcattcatgtgatgttcattccattcacaccagaccattcggtgagttaaaccttcttttcttttccctagaaatgctctggtgcaactatctaTGTGATcacagactatccagtgagttaatcTTTATTCTTCAGTAATTGCagtcacctctgcaagaaatgctccggtgccatactccggtgtgcacaaaccaagcattggaccttccagtgggttgatcttcagtctgttgcatttgcattcttctctgcaagaaatgctccggtgttacccagtgcagatcaccgaactatccggtgagatcatcAGCCTTCTCCCTatttatcagaaatactccggtgagttcaacacacagagcactggactatccgatgaggttaTTAGTCTATGTGCATAATATTCTGGTGAATGCAAACTCCTctgtcggaccttccggtgaggtcaattcccgtgagactttttcaattcaatcaaattttgctCCACCTACGATAacttcttgatatattgcatctataaaacctactaatatttttttaacaaacatgataattataatgattatattatcattaattataaAATCACACTTCTGATCTAACAGGACTATTTTCGTTTTGCTCAAACCTGTCCTCAACTTACCGTGCTGACACGGCACGATCCGACGGGCTAAACGGGCCGAATCTGCTTAACACGAGATAGGAAGAGACCGTGTCGTGACAGGTCGGCCCAGCCCGTCCCACCTCTACGTGCGTGTACCAGTCATCCCGTACGCTCATACCAGTCACCGTCTCGAGCCGCTGCGCACGCGCCACCTCGCCTCGGCCGCGCTACGTGCCCGCCCACGCGGCCGCACACGTGTCCCGTCTCCTCCCATGCTCACCCGATAAATCCACAACGACTCACCCACACAGCACTGACAGGCTAACCCGAGCAGGGCACGGCTCGCAGCTGACAGTGCACCCGGCAACGAAGCGTCAAGATTCGACGATGAGCCAGGAGGAGAAGCCGAGGAGGCCGGAGCtggacggcggcggcagcgcggtCCGCTACGGCGACGTGTTCGCGGTTGGAGGGGAGCTAGCCGGACAACCTATCGCGCCTCAGGACGCGGCCATGATGCAGGCAGCGGAGAACGCCGTGCTCGGGTGCGCGCACATGGGCCAGGCGGCCTCCGTTATGCAGTCCGCAGCCAGGCGCAATGAGCACCTCGGCGTCGTGGCCCACGACGAGAccaccgacgccgccgccgagcaAGGTGTCGCCGTCTCCGAGGCGCGCGTGCCCGGCGGCCGCGTCATCACAGAGTTCGTCGCAAACCAGGTATTGGTAATCAGAATTGACTCGGCGCGTGGGCTGTTGTTTAGCGCTTGGGACTTGAGCGCGGACTGACTATGTATCCATGTCGATGTGTAGCCTGTGGGGCACTACATTGCAGCGGATAAAAACGTCGTGGTCGGCGCGGCAGCAGCAGTGGGAGAaggtggcggaggcggaggagtgGTGGACGGGACGAAGATAACCATCGGCGAGGCGCTGGAGGCGACCGCGTTCTCGGCGGGCGACCAGCCGGTGGAGCCGAGCGACGCGGCGGCGATCGCAGCGGCCGAGATGCGCGCGACCGGGCTGGATGAAGCGCCGCCGGGCGGCCTCTCTGCGCAGGCGCGCGCGGCCGCGGACGCCAACGCCCTGGCGGAGCGCGACGCGGACAAGACGACACTCCGCGACGTCCTCGCGGTACGCAACGCCTACTCGGTCGGCCCGTGAAGCGTTCGTTACGCCGCTTGTTTACTGACCACGAATTCGCGCGCGAGTGGTGCGGTTGATCGATGCGTCTCGTTGTTTTTTGCAGGACGCGACAGTGAGGCTGGGCGCGGACAAGGAGGTGGAGCCGGAGGACGCGGCGCGGGTGGTGGGCGCGGAGGTGGGCAGCGCTCCCGACGCGACGGCGCGGCCTGGCGGAGCGGCCGCGTCCATCGCCGCCGCAGCGCGGCTCAACTGCGGTCGGCAGTAGGGTAGGTTCCCGTCCATGTCGTCCGTCGCCCGACGAGGCACGCTAGTTACTTTTTGCAGCGTGTGTCAGCGTCCGGATACTTGGCGCGCATGTGTGTACGGATTATAACATCTCTCGTACCCGTAGTGTATCTTGGTGCATAGACCggaatattattttaattttagaatAAAACTTGCGTTATCTGCTCTTATATCTGTCGCAATGACTGCTGAATAATgcgaaaaaaaaatctcttgtacccATCGCAATGACTTGCTGAATAATGCAAAATGGATTGGAACATACAAGAGGATCGCTGTATACACTTGAGGTCGAGACGGCCGAGCGAAAGGCAGACGGCGGTCACATGCCGCATGCGTACACTACACACACAAAGGCATCCATCGAATCACGTTCAAAAGAGAAAGTAGCGCGCGATCTACGGGAGGATCCCGGCTTCGTCAACACGTACGCGCTTGGCAaccgacgccgacgccggccAGCCTCCTGGTCGCGATCGATGGGGGTCGGCCGTGCCGCGTGCTCCTGAActgagctccttgttctttgccAAGAATGGGCAGCGACGCAGCACAGGGCCGGCGAAAACCTCCGCCGGTCTGCACACCGCGGGCGCGTGGCACGGAGCCGTGCAGGGGAAACGGGGCGGAACACGCACGCACGTAGCCGACATCGTGAGCTTTCCTGCCCATCTCCACAAGATGCTACTCTTATCTTGGAGGATGGCATCAATGGCCGATCTAGCTCTAAATTTTAGATGGGTAAAGATGCACGGAAAATTTGactaataataaaaataaatcatgtACTAATACTATGTTCATATCCAATTTGCACAACTTAAAGTACAAATAGTAAATGCAAAGTGGAGACAAAGACTCAACACCATATATTACAAATACAACATACATACCAGAAATAAAGGATCCACCTAGATCACATGAGTAgtggggagggaggagggggagtGGGGTTTATCCTCTGCACGAGAAAATTATACTTTTGATATATCAAATGCATGGCTGATATTTTCACACTAATAACATTAGCATCATTAAAATAATACTTAAAACATGTATCACTTTGATTCTCTGACTTTCTACctattttaattcattttagTTTCTTTTTCCTGTTTTTAGTGCGCGAAAAGACAAGTATGCCCTTGTTCATACCAAGACCGATTATGTCGGTGCCTCTGTTCTTCTAGAGCGGCTTGGAGGTGCCTTCTTCCTTTGTTCGAAGAACAGGAAGGAGTGAATATGAAATGGTTTCCACCGTCAGCTCTTAACAGAAACTGAGTGAATATGAAATGGATCCCACAGTCAAGCTCTTAACAAGCCTTACATCAAAGTGCTAATCCTGGTaagcatgcatgtaaagaagtaGCTGCATCTCCATTTCAGATTGCAAGGGCAGACAGAAGCAGCAACTTAGGAATCGGTCCTGTTGGTGTGAAACAAGGGTATACTTATCTTTTGCGTATTAAAAAAGGGAAACTAaattaaaatgaatttaaataggTAGAATATCAGAGAATCGAAGTGCTTCATGTTGTGGGTGTCATTTTGATGAAGCTAATGTTGGCAGTGTCAAAATGTAGAAGCCATGCATTGAGATGTCAAAAGTGCAATTTTCTCACCCCCCCAACCCCATATCCAAATAAAAGTGCAGATAGAAAGGATTTATCCACTACCGGATTTCGGTACTTTGCCGTGGCACACGGCGAAGGcttaaaaacactcggcaaagtgtttgccgagtgtaacactcggcaaacagctgtcggcatacacagtgccggcaaacagctgtttgccgagtgttttctatcgcgcactcggcaaactcTTTGCCGAGAGTCGAATCCGGTACTCGGCAAAAAAAAGCgactaaatatatatatatatattttttttatttcgtttccAAAAATCGCtacaattcaaaacaatatatatatatatatatatatatatatatatatatatatatatatatatatatatatatatatatatcactgcATTTCATACCATCACATAATAAATTCGAAATTCACTAGACAAGGCAGATACATCACATCCAGATTCAACTTTGACAAATACAACTTCACATTCATGTTTACATAGCACATTCATGTTTACATAGCTTACATAGGACATGATGGGTATCACATTTGAGCACTAGAAAAGGATCATATACAGTACATTCTAGACATTAACAACTGCTACAAGGAGATCTTTCATACATGTAAACCTGAAAAGAAAGGAAACCCAACTGAgtaaaaattgttgaaacatgtGTACAACTTCAATCAACGAAACCTGTGTAAAATAGCATAAGGAAAATGCAGTAAACTACAGAGTGGTT
Coding sequences:
- the LOC133903549 gene encoding late embryogenesis abundant protein D-34-like, encoding MSQEEKPRRPELDGGGSAVRYGDVFAVGGELAGQPIAPQDAAMMQAAENAVLGCAHMGQAASVMQSAARRNEHLGVVAHDETTDAAAEQGVAVSEARVPGGRVITEFVANQPVGHYIAADKNVVVGAAAAVGEGGGGGGVVDGTKITIGEALEATAFSAGDQPVEPSDAAAIAAAEMRATGLDEAPPGGLSAQARAAADANALAERDADKTTLRDVLADATVRLGADKEVEPEDAARVVGAEVGSAPDATARPGGAAASIAAAARLNCGRQ